From the Paenibacillus sp. FSL H8-0548 genome, one window contains:
- a CDS encoding YafY family protein: MSKSKRLIELMMTVNRKRKFTVKELATEFEVSTRTILRDLQELSELGVPLYSEVGPHGGYQVLKERVLPPIAFTEEEAVAIFFASHALRHYLYLPFKTESSSALSKFYFYMPGDVRDRIDQMKNRVDFFTPARQTREPHLGVLLEAAIHQKILRIEYESREELSSRQIQPLGIYASNGLWYCSAYCFLRSELRLFRCDRMHTVAEDTSDLQPMDFTQVHLANQDSFFQMKVEYIDLYVELSREGAQRCETELWPLPKLNIRDDGTGWLDGQVRQVDILFYARFFMGLGNEATVKAPVELIDRMKQILSEMMAKYT; the protein is encoded by the coding sequence ATGTCTAAATCGAAACGACTTATAGAGTTGATGATGACCGTAAATAGAAAGCGCAAATTTACCGTCAAAGAGCTTGCTACGGAATTCGAAGTATCGACGAGAACGATATTAAGGGATTTGCAAGAGCTGAGCGAGCTAGGTGTTCCCTTATACTCGGAAGTGGGTCCACATGGCGGCTATCAGGTTCTTAAGGAAAGAGTATTGCCTCCTATCGCATTTACTGAAGAAGAGGCAGTCGCTATATTTTTCGCGAGCCATGCGCTGCGGCATTATTTATATCTTCCTTTTAAAACAGAATCTTCTTCTGCTTTGAGCAAGTTTTATTTCTATATGCCGGGTGATGTCCGGGACCGGATTGATCAAATGAAAAATCGCGTTGATTTTTTCACGCCTGCAAGGCAGACAAGGGAGCCACATTTAGGCGTACTGCTCGAAGCAGCTATTCATCAAAAAATTTTGCGAATTGAATATGAATCGCGCGAGGAGCTTTCAAGCAGGCAGATACAGCCGCTCGGCATTTATGCGAGCAACGGCTTGTGGTACTGCTCTGCTTACTGTTTTCTGCGATCTGAATTGCGCTTGTTCCGTTGTGATAGAATGCATACCGTGGCAGAGGACACTTCAGACTTGCAGCCTATGGATTTCACTCAGGTACATCTTGCCAATCAAGATTCATTCTTTCAGATGAAAGTAGAGTATATTGATTTATACGTTGAACTGAGCAGAGAAGGGGCTCAGCGCTGTGAGACTGAGCTATGGCCGCTGCCTAAGCTGAACATCCGTGACGATGGGACAGGCTGGCTGGACGGACAAGTACGTCAGGTAGATATTCTGTTTTACGCAAGGTTTTTTATGGGCTTAGGTAATGAGGCAACAGTGAAAGCACCGGTTGAGCTAATTGATCGGATGAAACAAATACTTTCCGAGATGATGGCCAAATATACTTGA
- a CDS encoding DinB family protein has product MPAVQEIKALLLEELELIVKTSSNLIRKISSEHWDYRPQSNMRSLLELVHHLVSVPSTDLLILQESSEAAIRKLEADIAEDRDAESIVKWMTSGLLEVRAYMENLSDEDFLHKATKPFYLEHSSVQAKWLIEITTHAQHHRAQLFTYLKIQGYEVNMFDLY; this is encoded by the coding sequence ATGCCAGCCGTTCAAGAAATCAAAGCATTACTATTAGAAGAATTAGAGCTTATCGTTAAGACATCCTCCAATTTAATACGTAAAATATCCTCCGAGCACTGGGATTACAGACCGCAAAGCAATATGAGATCGCTGCTTGAGCTCGTTCACCATCTCGTATCCGTTCCCTCAACTGATCTGTTGATTCTTCAGGAAAGCAGCGAAGCCGCAATCCGTAAGCTGGAAGCTGATATTGCCGAGGATCGTGATGCCGAGAGCATAGTTAAGTGGATGACCTCCGGCCTGCTTGAAGTGAGAGCTTATATGGAAAACCTTTCGGATGAGGATTTTCTGCACAAAGCAACAAAACCCTTTTATTTGGAGCATAGCTCCGTACAGGCGAAATGGCTCATTGAGATTACGACTCACGCACAGCATCACCGCGCACAGCTATTTACCTATTTGAAAATACAAGGCTATGAAGTCAATATGTTTGATTTGTACTAG
- a CDS encoding family 78 glycoside hydrolase catalytic domain, protein MIDQGWNANWIWGGEVESPRNEWRCFRRSFKAEQMAGAPVGETQTTLRISADSRYVLYINGEQVGRGPVRSWTVEQFYDVYDVGHLLIPGETNTIAVLVLHFGVSTFYYERGRGGLLVQLDRNSEAGMETLLTTDQSWRSSIHEGYHTRSSRMSCQQGFSEYIDAAMWAEDWSNRSYNDEGWEQAQLIGQVGTGPWKRVQERDIPLLAEVPVYPSRVLTMNSVKSFTFSTAIDIRNQMLVGSENHANHISYTGYAATVLSVQEETDIVLGFPSAGECVRAVSLNGTTLDEAEFTGVLPERYASITLRKGDNLLIIDVSGQKIHTGKLHMGIYSETAVELRSPLVDEQCTEDASAFITIGPFDSTVYLDHQESREIDFEDEQYKQVIHNVFDVKDLEAYSSYIRSIPESLVSEADVFGLSVWKKESTPRNIPAALQNIVIPNASFGVIPAYSGLDTELIIDFGKELTGYLTFEVEAGEGTILDFYGFEYRTADYLQHTFGLDNTLRYVCKKGRQRYSSPVRRGMRYLMLTVRQANQPVKLFNVHYLSNHYPVAEIGKFQSSDPMLNDIWEISRHTTKLCMEDTFVDCPAYEQVFWVGDSRNEALVSNYLFGVNEIVKRCLRLVPGSKDQTPLYANQVPSGWSSVIPNWTFFWAIACREYVEQTADLDFAKEMYPHIRFTLEHYLKEIDDDGLLAIKGWNLLDWSPIDQPNEGIVTHQNCFLVKTLRVASEMAYLSGDLEGEGKFADAAEKLQAAINQHLWSEEQSAYLDCIHVDGRKSDIFSVQTQVVAYLTGVAQAERRGVMERYLTEAPSHFVQIGSPFMSFFYYEALSEAGRYSNIVDDIRRNFGQMIEHDATTCWEMYPNFTENRANPNMLTRSHCHAWSAAPAYFLGREVLGVRSKAMGWTEVDIMPNPCDLTWARGTVPLSEEGQIDVSWKLIAEHVIEISVAYPASVKVNIKVPDGYEGIIREKKIF, encoded by the coding sequence ATGATAGATCAAGGTTGGAATGCGAATTGGATTTGGGGCGGTGAGGTGGAGAGTCCGCGCAATGAATGGCGCTGCTTCAGAAGGAGCTTTAAAGCTGAACAGATGGCGGGTGCACCTGTTGGTGAAACTCAAACGACACTACGTATTAGTGCGGATTCTCGCTATGTTCTTTATATTAACGGTGAACAGGTAGGCAGAGGGCCTGTGCGTTCATGGACCGTTGAGCAATTTTATGATGTATACGATGTTGGTCATTTGCTTATACCTGGCGAGACGAATACGATTGCGGTGCTCGTCCTTCATTTTGGCGTATCCACCTTTTATTATGAACGAGGCCGCGGCGGTTTGCTTGTACAGCTGGACAGAAACAGTGAAGCAGGTATGGAAACACTGCTAACAACAGATCAAAGCTGGCGAAGCTCCATTCATGAAGGCTATCACACACGCTCCTCACGTATGTCCTGTCAGCAGGGCTTCTCAGAATATATAGATGCAGCCATGTGGGCGGAGGATTGGTCAAACCGCTCCTATAATGACGAAGGCTGGGAACAAGCACAGCTCATTGGGCAGGTTGGTACAGGGCCATGGAAGAGAGTGCAGGAGCGGGATATTCCATTGCTTGCGGAGGTTCCTGTCTATCCTTCACGAGTATTGACCATGAACAGCGTAAAAAGCTTTACCTTCTCTACAGCGATCGATATACGGAATCAGATGCTGGTGGGAAGTGAGAATCATGCTAATCACATCAGTTATACGGGATATGCAGCAACGGTGCTTTCGGTACAGGAGGAAACGGATATCGTACTCGGATTTCCTAGTGCTGGAGAGTGTGTAAGAGCGGTCTCGTTAAATGGTACCACATTAGATGAAGCTGAATTTACAGGCGTGCTTCCTGAGCGATATGCCTCCATTACTCTTCGTAAAGGAGATAACCTGCTAATTATCGATGTAAGTGGACAGAAAATTCATACCGGCAAGCTGCACATGGGTATTTATAGCGAAACGGCTGTAGAGCTTCGCTCACCACTTGTTGACGAACAGTGTACGGAGGATGCCTCTGCTTTTATAACGATAGGCCCATTCGACAGCACCGTTTATTTGGATCATCAAGAAAGCAGAGAGATTGATTTCGAGGATGAACAGTATAAGCAAGTGATCCATAACGTTTTTGATGTAAAAGATTTGGAAGCGTATTCCTCCTATATTCGTTCTATTCCTGAAAGCTTAGTGAGCGAGGCAGATGTCTTTGGTTTATCCGTCTGGAAGAAAGAAAGCACTCCGCGCAATATTCCAGCAGCGCTGCAGAACATCGTGATTCCGAATGCGTCGTTTGGGGTGATACCGGCCTACTCGGGGCTCGATACGGAGCTAATCATCGACTTCGGCAAGGAGCTTACTGGTTATCTAACCTTTGAGGTCGAGGCAGGAGAGGGCACTATTTTAGACTTTTATGGATTTGAGTATAGGACAGCGGATTACCTTCAGCATACGTTTGGTCTAGATAACACGCTTCGTTATGTCTGCAAAAAAGGCAGACAGCGCTATTCATCACCAGTACGAAGAGGAATGCGTTACTTAATGCTTACTGTCCGCCAGGCGAATCAACCTGTAAAACTGTTCAATGTTCACTATTTATCGAATCATTATCCAGTAGCAGAGATCGGTAAATTCCAATCGTCTGATCCGATGCTGAACGATATTTGGGAAATTAGCCGCCATACAACGAAGCTTTGTATGGAGGACACCTTTGTGGATTGTCCGGCCTATGAACAGGTTTTCTGGGTAGGAGACAGTCGTAATGAAGCTTTAGTAAGCAATTATTTGTTCGGTGTGAATGAGATCGTGAAGCGCTGCTTGCGTCTTGTGCCCGGCTCCAAGGATCAAACACCTTTATACGCGAATCAGGTGCCAAGCGGTTGGAGCAGCGTCATTCCGAACTGGACGTTCTTCTGGGCGATTGCATGCCGAGAATATGTGGAACAGACGGCTGATTTGGATTTTGCTAAGGAAATGTACCCGCATATCCGATTTACGCTAGAGCATTATTTGAAGGAAATCGATGATGATGGCCTGCTGGCGATAAAGGGCTGGAATTTACTCGATTGGTCACCCATTGATCAGCCGAACGAAGGAATTGTCACACATCAGAACTGCTTCCTAGTAAAAACCTTGCGAGTAGCTTCTGAGATGGCATATCTATCAGGTGATTTGGAGGGTGAAGGAAAGTTTGCTGATGCAGCAGAAAAGCTGCAGGCAGCGATCAACCAGCATCTTTGGTCGGAGGAGCAGTCCGCTTATTTGGATTGTATTCATGTAGACGGCCGCAAATCAGATATATTTTCTGTTCAAACACAGGTTGTTGCCTATTTGACAGGAGTCGCGCAAGCTGAACGCCGCGGCGTGATGGAACGTTATTTGACCGAGGCTCCTTCCCATTTTGTACAAATTGGCAGTCCGTTTATGTCCTTCTTCTATTATGAAGCATTGTCTGAGGCGGGGCGCTACTCCAATATCGTTGATGACATTCGCAGAAATTTCGGACAAATGATCGAGCATGATGCTACAACTTGCTGGGAAATGTACCCTAATTTCACGGAGAACCGTGCTAACCCCAATATGCTGACCAGAAGTCATTGTCATGCTTGGTCGGCAGCGCCAGCTTATTTCCTTGGACGCGAGGTGCTTGGTGTTCGCAGCAAGGCTATGGGCTGGACAGAAGTTGATATTATGCCAAACCCATGCGATTTAACTTGGGCAAGAGGCACTGTTCCACTATCTGAAGAGGGTCAAATCGATGTTTCGTGGAAGCTGATCGCAGAGCATGTAATAGAAATCTCTGTTGCGTACCCAGCGTCGGTGAAGGTCAATATCAAGGTGCCTGATGGGTATGAGGGAATTATCAGGGAGAAAAAGATTTTTTAA
- a CDS encoding AraC family transcriptional regulator, protein MTSKHSQLYKGEQFLHRNGFIYVNRAEENFHLPLHNHDFVELAYVAEGKGFHHIGDEVIPVYKGLLFLLPPGISHVFRPSTPSLINPPLIVYNCVFLPSLLQQLGIWIGDRAIIDDLEYRFTEPAAFQTLFDSDHVIEGLFRNLLREYELPQSGSYPYLQTLLVQLFLSIYRLQQNKSNASIEGNASAHFHHILHYIEQHAQENITLAQLAKQCQWSERHFSRVFKQRTGQTFLHYLQHLRIKKSCELLRRSQLKISTLAEEAGYKNIDAFLIHFKRIVGMTPREYRRMVQEHQARPEQHSTNKG, encoded by the coding sequence ATGACGAGCAAGCATTCGCAATTATACAAAGGAGAGCAATTTCTCCATAGAAATGGATTCATCTATGTGAACCGAGCCGAGGAGAACTTTCATTTGCCGCTGCATAATCATGATTTTGTTGAGCTGGCTTATGTAGCTGAAGGAAAGGGCTTCCATCATATTGGCGATGAGGTCATCCCCGTCTACAAAGGCTTATTATTTCTATTGCCGCCGGGTATATCCCATGTTTTCCGGCCCTCTACGCCTTCTCTTATCAACCCGCCATTAATCGTATACAATTGTGTTTTCTTGCCGTCACTCCTTCAGCAGCTTGGCATATGGATTGGAGATCGGGCGATTATTGATGATCTAGAGTACCGTTTCACGGAGCCAGCGGCCTTTCAAACTCTCTTTGATTCTGATCATGTCATCGAGGGGCTATTCCGAAATCTCCTTCGTGAATACGAGCTTCCGCAGAGCGGTTCTTATCCTTATTTGCAGACACTGCTCGTTCAGCTGTTTTTATCGATCTATCGATTACAGCAAAACAAATCCAATGCTTCCATAGAAGGAAATGCTTCTGCTCATTTTCATCATATATTGCACTATATCGAGCAGCATGCCCAAGAAAACATAACGCTGGCGCAGCTTGCGAAGCAATGCCAATGGAGTGAGAGACATTTCAGCCGCGTATTCAAGCAGCGCACCGGACAAACCTTCCTTCATTACTTGCAGCATCTGCGCATCAAAAAAAGCTGCGAGCTCCTAAGGAGATCCCAGCTTAAAATCAGCACTCTAGCAGAAGAGGCAGGCTACAAAAATATCGACGCTTTCCTCATTCACTTCAAAAGAATTGTCGGCATGACGCCGCGTGAGTATCGGCGGATGGTCCAGGAGCATCAAGCACGGCCCGAACAGCATTCCACAAATAAAGGATAG
- a CDS encoding fused MFS/spermidine synthase gives MSGLQEIAVYDSNQLYGQVGKYRFLQFSNEAIQGAIDLKNPGRIVMEYPRAIIHLMEWNDRSFENVFMIGHGIGTIAGHYSDKRFTIAEINEKVVELSKAYFHYRSDDTVIGDGRQILCDQAPAAFDYIVVDAFTKEGTPYHFTTLEFFQLTREKLTASGAVIMNLMGKIKNDKLINAIYTTFREVYPYTKAFSLPAEDAADIRNIIVMGSSKAIDYESRVMAGFFEIELAEGHRMLDKE, from the coding sequence ATGAGCGGTTTGCAAGAGATTGCCGTTTACGATTCGAACCAGTTGTATGGGCAAGTAGGGAAATACCGGTTTCTCCAGTTCTCGAATGAGGCCATCCAAGGTGCAATTGATTTAAAGAACCCGGGTCGTATTGTGATGGAGTATCCGAGAGCGATTATTCATTTGATGGAGTGGAATGATCGGTCGTTTGAAAATGTGTTTATGATTGGGCATGGCATTGGAACCATCGCAGGTCATTATTCGGATAAACGATTTACCATTGCAGAAATTAACGAGAAGGTCGTGGAGCTTAGCAAAGCTTATTTTCATTATCGCAGCGATGATACGGTTATTGGAGATGGACGCCAAATTCTATGTGATCAAGCGCCCGCTGCCTTTGACTATATCGTGGTGGATGCTTTCACGAAGGAAGGTACTCCCTATCATTTTACAACGTTAGAGTTTTTTCAATTAACGAGAGAAAAGCTTACTGCAAGCGGAGCTGTTATTATGAATCTAATGGGTAAAATAAAGAATGATAAATTAATAAATGCGATTTATACGACATTTAGAGAAGTGTATCCTTATACGAAGGCTTTCTCGCTGCCAGCAGAGGATGCGGCCGACATTCGAAATATTATAGTTATGGGCAGTAGCAAGGCGATTGATTATGAATCGCGTGTTATGGCAGGCTTCTTCGAGATCGAATTAGCGGAAGGCCATAGGATGTTGGACAAAGAATGA
- a CDS encoding copper amine oxidase N-terminal domain-containing protein, with protein sequence MKKWMKTAAAALTVAGVLSVGSAAMAASAPQSVKMFINGVYQQDVLNVNGRTMVQLRAFNDPAKISYTYESATKTIIINNTAQKKTIRLKDGLKTADVNGKSIALDAPVTVQKGRTYVPARFVTETLGGTVAYNSTTKQVIVRTPTGVEQFETLKSGDLAKARELALNLTRLNNGIDVRPYGEGFTTVYTFPKGEALRFFWEYKGLLNYIEINVDGLAEMKWQKDTLGVNGEAGKEPMPFGESVYFSDHFMADLLSYGTIDSEGNRTEIDAITGYSKGIIVPIEGEVRTDTK encoded by the coding sequence ATGAAAAAGTGGATGAAAACGGCAGCTGCTGCATTAACAGTAGCAGGAGTGTTAAGTGTGGGATCTGCTGCAATGGCTGCTTCTGCACCACAGTCTGTTAAAATGTTTATAAATGGCGTATATCAACAGGATGTCTTGAATGTGAACGGCAGAACGATGGTTCAATTGAGGGCGTTTAATGATCCTGCCAAGATCAGCTATACCTATGAGTCCGCTACTAAAACGATCATAATAAATAATACTGCGCAGAAAAAGACGATTCGCCTTAAAGATGGCTTGAAAACGGCAGATGTAAATGGCAAAAGCATAGCCTTAGATGCACCAGTAACCGTCCAGAAAGGACGTACCTATGTTCCTGCTCGATTTGTAACCGAGACCTTGGGCGGAACAGTTGCTTATAATAGCACGACAAAGCAAGTTATTGTGCGGACGCCAACGGGAGTAGAGCAGTTTGAAACGTTAAAAAGCGGTGATCTTGCGAAAGCGCGCGAGCTCGCACTTAATTTGACCAGATTGAATAATGGTATAGATGTTCGTCCTTATGGAGAAGGCTTCACAACGGTATACACCTTCCCTAAAGGGGAAGCACTTCGCTTTTTTTGGGAGTACAAGGGTTTGCTGAATTATATTGAAATCAACGTGGACGGTCTCGCTGAGATGAAGTGGCAGAAGGATACCTTAGGTGTAAATGGTGAAGCGGGCAAGGAGCCAATGCCATTCGGGGAGTCTGTTTATTTCAGTGATCATTTTATGGCAGACTTATTGAGCTACGGAACGATTGATAGCGAGGGAAATCGCACGGAAATAGATGCTATCACAGGCTATTCAAAGGGGATTATTGTACCAATAGAAGGAGAAGTACGGACGGATACTAAATAA